One window from the genome of Deinococcus sp. NW-56 encodes:
- the hsdR gene encoding EcoAI/FtnUII family type I restriction enzme subunit R translates to MPTEADTCRTYVLPGLYAAGWTDEQIREQMTFTDGRILVQGRTAKRGKPKRVDYLLSLSRDYPLAVVEAKAEYLSPAQGLQQAIDYATVLRLPFAYSTNGHGIVERDLLTGVESELGAFPSPAELRDRVRAHRGLPPQAEDRLLLPYHRGDRVPRYYQRIAIQTASEAILRGQKRVLLTLATGTGKTEIAFQIAWKLWQGRWNLDGSSRRPRVLFLADRTILVDDPKDKTFAPFGTLPDGDVRFKIERGQVNLARQMYFATYQALAEDDARPGLYRQYPPDFFDLIIVDEAHRGSAGEDSSWRAILEHFSGATQLGMTATPLREDTRDTYAYFGQPVYEYSLAQGIQDGFLAPYQVRRIITDADAAGWRPIPGQTDAYGREIPDGVYGTKDFETFISLEPRTKAVARHLVDYLRATNVMDKTLVFCVDQEHALQMRNEIARLMPDLLARFPDYVARVVADEGDIGKGHLSTFQDPEKASPVVLTTSRLLSTGVDAPTVQNVVIFRVVGAMAEFKQIIGRGTRVREDHGKLFFTIFDYTGSATQKFADPEFDGVPVSTTVTEIGSEGQVEAEEEDAGGELDPEGVLVDPWNTVAEHSERPSKYLVQGGVSVQVLHETVQELDANGRQLRTVEFTTYAGEQVRSLSMTADDLRHRWADPRERQRITEALEERGVALEHLERVMGREDSDPFDLLIHVAFGGPILTRRQRAEAAKKRQPDAFAQYGPVAQTILDQLLHQYAEHGIDELSGGAEVFKVLPATRHLNLAEVGRAFGGLPSLRQALDTLPRLIYA, encoded by the coding sequence ATGCCAACCGAAGCCGATACCTGCCGCACCTACGTCCTGCCGGGGCTGTACGCGGCAGGCTGGACGGATGAGCAGATCCGCGAGCAGATGACCTTCACCGACGGCCGCATCCTGGTGCAGGGACGCACCGCCAAGCGCGGGAAGCCCAAGCGGGTGGACTACCTGCTGTCGCTCAGCCGGGACTATCCCCTGGCCGTCGTCGAGGCCAAGGCCGAGTACCTCAGCCCTGCCCAGGGCCTCCAGCAGGCGATTGACTACGCCACCGTGCTCCGGCTGCCGTTCGCCTACAGCACCAACGGCCACGGCATCGTCGAGCGGGACCTCTTGACTGGGGTGGAGAGCGAACTCGGTGCTTTTCCCAGCCCCGCCGAATTGCGCGACCGGGTCCGGGCGCACCGGGGCCTCCCACCCCAGGCCGAGGACCGCCTGCTCCTCCCCTATCACCGGGGCGACCGGGTGCCCCGCTACTACCAGCGCATCGCCATTCAGACCGCCAGCGAGGCCATCCTGCGCGGCCAGAAGCGGGTGTTGCTGACCCTCGCCACCGGGACGGGCAAGACCGAGATCGCCTTCCAGATCGCCTGGAAGCTCTGGCAGGGCCGCTGGAATCTCGACGGCAGTTCCCGTCGCCCCCGCGTTCTGTTCCTGGCCGACCGCACCATCCTGGTGGACGACCCCAAGGACAAGACCTTCGCGCCCTTCGGGACGCTGCCGGACGGCGACGTGCGCTTCAAGATCGAGCGGGGGCAGGTCAACCTCGCCCGCCAGATGTACTTCGCCACCTACCAGGCGCTCGCCGAGGACGACGCCCGTCCCGGCCTCTACCGGCAATACCCGCCGGACTTCTTCGACCTGATCATCGTGGACGAGGCGCACCGTGGGTCGGCGGGCGAGGACAGTTCCTGGCGGGCCATTCTGGAGCACTTCAGCGGGGCCACCCAGCTCGGCATGACGGCCACCCCGCTGCGTGAGGACACCCGCGATACCTACGCCTACTTCGGCCAGCCAGTGTACGAGTACAGCCTCGCCCAGGGGATTCAGGACGGCTTCCTGGCCCCCTATCAGGTGCGGCGAATCATCACCGACGCGGACGCGGCGGGCTGGCGTCCTATACCCGGCCAGACCGACGCCTATGGGCGCGAAATTCCCGACGGCGTGTACGGCACCAAGGACTTCGAGACCTTCATCTCGCTGGAGCCTCGCACGAAGGCCGTCGCCCGGCATCTGGTGGACTACCTGCGGGCGACGAACGTCATGGACAAGACCCTGGTCTTCTGTGTGGATCAGGAGCACGCCCTCCAGATGCGAAACGAGATCGCCCGCCTGATGCCGGACCTGCTGGCCCGGTTCCCGGACTACGTGGCGCGGGTGGTCGCGGACGAGGGCGACATCGGCAAGGGGCACCTCTCGACCTTTCAAGACCCTGAGAAGGCCAGTCCAGTCGTCCTGACGACCTCGCGGCTGCTGTCCACCGGGGTAGACGCTCCCACCGTCCAGAACGTCGTCATCTTCCGCGTGGTGGGGGCGATGGCCGAGTTCAAGCAGATCATCGGGCGTGGCACGCGGGTGCGCGAGGACCACGGCAAGTTGTTCTTCACCATCTTCGACTACACGGGGAGCGCCACCCAGAAGTTCGCCGATCCGGAGTTCGACGGCGTGCCGGTCAGCACCACCGTCACCGAGATCGGCTCCGAGGGTCAGGTCGAGGCCGAAGAGGAGGACGCCGGGGGCGAGCTTGACCCGGAGGGTGTCCTGGTCGATCCCTGGAACACCGTGGCCGAGCACAGTGAGCGCCCCAGCAAGTACCTCGTCCAGGGCGGCGTGAGCGTCCAGGTGCTGCACGAGACGGTGCAGGAACTCGACGCGAACGGCAGACAACTCCGCACGGTGGAGTTCACGACCTACGCGGGCGAACAGGTTCGCAGCCTCTCCATGACCGCCGACGACCTGCGCCACCGCTGGGCCGACCCCAGGGAGCGCCAGCGCATCACCGAGGCTCTGGAGGAACGCGGGGTGGCGCTGGAGCATCTGGAACGGGTGATGGGCCGCGAGGACAGCGACCCCTTCGACCTGCTGATCCACGTCGCCTTCGGCGGCCCCATTCTGACCCGCAGGCAACGCGCCGAGGCGGCCAAAAAGCGCCAGCCCGACGCCTTCGCCCAGTACGGCCCCGTCGCGCAGACGATCCTGGATCAGCTTCTCCACCAGTACGCGGAACACGGCATCGACGAGCTAAGCGGCGGGGCCGAGGTGTTCAAGGTGCTGCCCGCCACGCGGCACCTCAACCTCGCCGAGGTGGGGCGGGCCTTCGGCGGCCTGCCCAGCCTGCGTCAGGCCCTGGATACCCTGCCGCGCCTGATCTACGCCTGA